In Marinibacterium anthonyi, the DNA window GTCCCAGTCGATCAGGCAATCGGCGAACCAATCCAGCCCCACCTTCCAGTGCACCATCAGGTGCTTGGTCAGGTAGCTGGCCACGATCATCCGTGCGCGGTTGTGCATGGTGCCGGTCACGTACATCTCGCGCATTGCCGCATCGACAAAGGGAATGCCCGTCCGCCCCGTCTTCCACGCCCGGACCTCGCGCAGCCGCTGGTCCGTCTTCCAGGGAAACCCGTCCCATTCCTCGCGCCAGTTGGCGGTGGTGATCCGGGGCGTGTGATAGACCAGGTGGTATGCGAAATCGCGCCAGACGACCTCCTTCAGGAACTTTTCCGCCCCTCGCCCACCCTCTTCGCGCGCCCGGATCCCCGCGTGCCACAGCCGTGCCGGGCTGATCTCTCCCCAGGCCAGGTTCTCGGACAGCCGCGATGTCACGTCCGCCGAGGGGATATCCCGGCCCGTGTCATAGCCCTGCAGTTTCTCGTCGATGAAAGTATCCAGGCGATCCTGCGCCGCCGCCTCGCCCACCGTCACGAAATCCGCCACGACGCCAGCGCCCCGGTTCATCGCCGCGCCCAGGTCCCAATCATCCAGCCGGTCGCTTTGCGGCCAGTCGTCGGGCACGGGCAATGTCGGCGCGGGCAGCAGGTCGGCGACATCGCGCGTGTGCACGGTCTTCCAGAACGGCGAGTAGACCTTGTAGTAACCGCCCTGCCCCGTCTCGACCGTCCAGGGTTCGAACAGCACGTGGCCCGGAAAGGATGTCGCGTCGATGCCGTCCTCCTTCAGCGCCGCCTTCACGTCCGTATCCCGCGCAATAGCGTCCGGATCGTAGGCCCGCGTCCAGTGCACCGCCCCGGCGCCGGTTTCGGCCACCAATGCCCGCAGCACGTCCAGCGCGCGGCCCCGCCGCAGGATCAGCCGGCTGCCAGCGGCCTCCAGCGCCTTGGCCAGGGCCGCCACCGACAGGCCCAGACGCCATGTCGGCGCGGCGCCCATGGCCTCGACCGTCTCGTCGCAGATGAAGACCGGGATCACCGGGCGTCCGGCCTTGCAGGCGGCGGTCAGGGCGGCGTGGTCGCTCAGCCGCAGATCGCGGCGGAACCACACGAGGATCGGGGACATCGGCAACCTCCGGGGAACATGTCGCCCGGACGTAATCCGATCCAGCCCCGCGGCAAGCGGATCAGAGCACGGCGTCCAGCGCGTCGATCAGGCGGGCGACCTCTTCGGCCGAGGTGTAATGCACGAAGCTCAGCCGCAGCACACCCTGCGCCGGGTCGACCCCCATGGCCTGCAACGGGCGCACCGCATAGAAATCGCCGCCCCCGCAATTGATGCCCATCTTCGCCAACTCGCCCGCCACGGGTTCGGCCGGGCGGCCCAGGTCCAGCGCCACGGTCGGCGCGCGCCCCTCGGCCGTCGCCGGGCCCAGCAGACGCACGTCGTTGCGCCCCGACACCGCGTCCAGCAGCGGCTGCAGGATCGCGACCTCGTGCGCACGCATCAGCCCGTGCACGAAATCCCCCCGTTCGGCCGCGCTGTTCCCCGTGCCGCCGTGATGGGCGTGCAGCGCGTCGATGTAATCGGCGATGCCGGCGCAGGCCGCGACCTGGGCGTGATCGGGACCGGCCGGGGTGAAACGCTTGTAAAGGCTGGCGCCGTTGAAGAAATGCGCCTGGTTCGGCAGGATCTGCGCCAGCGTCTTGCGGATGACCATGATCCCCTGGTGCGGCCCGTAGGTCTTGTAGGCCGAGAAGAGGTAGATGTCGGGCCCCATCTGACCAACGTTGGGCAGCCCGTGCGGCGCATAGGACACCCCGTCGACGCAGACGAAGGCGCCGGCGGCATGGGCCATTGCGGTGATCTCGATCACCGGGTTGATTTCGCCCACCACGTTGGAACTCTGGGGGAAACAGACCAGCCGCACGCTTTCATCCAGCAGCTTCTCCAGGTCTTCGGGGTTCAGCCGCCCGGTCTCGGGGTCGATCTTCCATTCGCGCACCTCGATCCCCTCGTCGGCCAGACGCCGCCAGGGACCGGAATTCGCCTCGTGATCCTGGTTCGTCACCACGATCGCCTCTCCCGGGGACATCCACTGACGAAACGCCCGGGCCAGCACATAGGTGTTCTGGCTGGTGGACGGGCCAAACGACAGCTCCTGCGTCTCGACCCCCATCAGGGCCGCAAGACGGCTGCGCGCCTCGTCCATCTCCTCGCCGCCCAGGCGGCTGGCCTCGAAGGGGCCATAGGGCTGGACCTTGCGTTCGGTATAAAAGCGATGCAGCCGGTCGACGACCTGACGGCAGGGATAGGACCCGCCCGCGTTCTCGAAAAAGGCCTGGCCTTGCAGCGCGGGCTGCGAAAAGGCCGGAAACTGTGCGCGCACGAAATCGATATCCAGGGCCATGGCGACCG includes these proteins:
- the phrA gene encoding Deoxyribodipyrimidine photo-lyase, yielding MSPILVWFRRDLRLSDHAALTAACKAGRPVIPVFICDETVEAMGAAPTWRLGLSVAALAKALEAAGSRLILRRGRALDVLRALVAETGAGAVHWTRAYDPDAIARDTDVKAALKEDGIDATSFPGHVLFEPWTVETGQGGYYKVYSPFWKTVHTRDVADLLPAPTLPVPDDWPQSDRLDDWDLGAAMNRGAGVVADFVTVGEAAAQDRLDTFIDEKLQGYDTGRDIPSADVTSRLSENLAWGEISPARLWHAGIRAREEGGRGAEKFLKEVVWRDFAYHLVYHTPRITTANWREEWDGFPWKTDQRLREVRAWKTGRTGIPFVDAAMREMYVTGTMHNRARMIVASYLTKHLMVHWKVGLDWFADCLIDWDPASNAMGWQWTAGSGPDAAPYFRVFNPVSQREKFDPDRRYVDAWIAEGRKRASETACRYFDAVPRRWGLSAGDDYPDPVVTAEAGRKAALAAYENRGF
- the sufS_2 gene encoding Cysteine desulfurase, translating into MALDIDFVRAQFPAFSQPALQGQAFFENAGGSYPCRQVVDRLHRFYTERKVQPYGPFEASRLGGEEMDEARSRLAALMGVETQELSFGPSTSQNTYVLARAFRQWMSPGEAIVVTNQDHEANSGPWRRLADEGIEVREWKIDPETGRLNPEDLEKLLDESVRLVCFPQSSNVVGEINPVIEITAMAHAAGAFVCVDGVSYAPHGLPNVGQMGPDIYLFSAYKTYGPHQGIMVIRKTLAQILPNQAHFFNGASLYKRFTPAGPDHAQVAACAGIADYIDALHAHHGGTGNSAAERGDFVHGLMRAHEVAILQPLLDAVSGRNDVRLLGPATAEGRAPTVALDLGRPAEPVAGELAKMGINCGGGDFYAVRPLQAMGVDPAQGVLRLSFVHYTSAEEVARLIDALDAVL